A region from the Desulfobaccales bacterium genome encodes:
- a CDS encoding helix-hairpin-helix domain-containing protein, which produces MPYFSRSQLGVILLLGAALLLVYAWRAHWLFSPSPPPPGIMNLAFVEVTGPVEHPGVYFFPAPPSLGDVWQRAGAAGTAPDKDKKIASGSRVEVGPSGGYRLTVMPGTQLLTLGLPIDLNRASAEDLEAVPGIGPALARRIVEYRNTHGPFKQVDELHEKVLGIGQKKAEILKRHVIIGKIN; this is translated from the coding sequence TTGCCTTATTTCAGCCGGTCTCAACTGGGCGTCATCCTTCTTCTAGGAGCCGCCCTGCTTTTGGTTTACGCCTGGCGGGCACACTGGCTGTTCTCCCCCTCCCCTCCCCCGCCCGGAATCATGAATCTGGCCTTTGTGGAAGTTACCGGCCCGGTGGAGCATCCCGGGGTCTACTTCTTCCCTGCCCCGCCTAGCCTGGGAGACGTCTGGCAACGGGCTGGGGCGGCCGGAACCGCGCCGGATAAGGATAAGAAAATCGCCAGTGGCAGCCGGGTGGAAGTAGGGCCGTCTGGTGGCTATCGCCTGACGGTTATGCCGGGGACACAACTGTTGACCCTGGGATTGCCCATTGACCTCAACCGGGCCAGCGCCGAGGACCTGGAGGCAGTGCCAGGCATCGGCCCAGCCTTGGCGCGCCGGATTGTGGAGTATAGGAATACCCATGGTCCTTTCAAGCAGGTCGATGAATTGCACGAAAAGGTTTTGGGGATCGGTCAGAAGAAGGCAGAAATTTTAAAACGTCATGTTATTATTGGGAAAATTAATTAA
- the cimA gene encoding citramalate synthase, which produces MRQVKIYDTTLRDGTQAEDFNLSLADKIRIAQKLAQLGIHYIEGGWPGSNPKDKDFFAEIRNYDLNGSRIAAFGSTHHKGRPPESDANMQELLISLAPVVTIFGKSSLFQVKEILQTTPERNLELIAGSLAYLKPRVEELIYDAEHFFDAFKEDRDYALKSLQAALDGGAQILVLCDTNGGTLTSELIGIIKVVQERLPQTALGIHAHNDSELAVANSIAAVQLGCGQVQGTINGVGERCGNANLCSIIPNLQLKMGVECLGAGNLTRLTEVSRFVYETANVRPNRYQPYVGKSAFAHKGGIHAAAVKRNPKAYEHIDPTLVGNARVIPVSDLSGRGNILMKAQELGLDLGSHDAAVRLAMDKLKQLLGLELQGLELPPFDSNIKTILDKVKELESQGFQFEDAEASLELLLRAALGQHKEYFQLQSYRVIDEKGKGLEPPVPEATLRVRVGMHEVHTAAFGNGPVDALYNAVLKALVRFYPRLTEVILEDYKVRVLPGMRGTGAMVRVLIISRDGHAWWNTVGVASDIIDASWQALVDSINYKLFRDEHK; this is translated from the coding sequence ATGCGCCAGGTGAAAATCTACGACACCACTCTGAGAGACGGCACCCAGGCCGAGGATTTCAATCTGTCTTTGGCCGATAAAATTCGCATCGCCCAAAAACTGGCGCAGTTGGGTATTCATTACATTGAAGGCGGCTGGCCGGGCTCCAACCCAAAGGACAAGGATTTCTTTGCCGAAATCCGCAACTACGATTTGAACGGCAGCCGCATCGCAGCATTCGGAAGCACCCACCACAAGGGTAGGCCACCGGAGAGCGATGCCAACATGCAGGAGTTGCTCATCAGCCTGGCGCCGGTGGTGACGATCTTCGGCAAGTCGTCGCTGTTCCAGGTCAAGGAAATTTTACAAACCACCCCGGAACGCAACCTGGAGCTCATCGCCGGTTCCCTGGCCTATCTGAAACCCCGGGTGGAAGAGCTCATTTACGACGCCGAGCACTTCTTCGACGCGTTTAAGGAAGACCGGGACTATGCCCTGAAGTCCCTGCAGGCGGCCCTGGACGGCGGCGCGCAGATCCTGGTGTTGTGCGACACCAACGGCGGCACCTTGACCAGCGAGTTGATCGGGATCATTAAAGTGGTGCAGGAACGCTTGCCCCAGACGGCTTTGGGCATCCACGCCCACAACGATTCGGAACTTGCGGTGGCCAACTCCATCGCCGCGGTGCAACTGGGGTGCGGCCAGGTGCAGGGGACCATCAACGGTGTGGGGGAACGCTGCGGCAATGCCAATCTGTGCTCCATCATCCCCAACCTCCAGTTGAAGATGGGGGTGGAATGCCTCGGAGCCGGCAACCTGACACGCCTTACCGAGGTCTCCCGGTTCGTTTACGAGACCGCCAACGTGCGCCCCAACCGCTATCAGCCGTACGTGGGCAAGAGCGCCTTTGCCCACAAAGGCGGCATCCACGCCGCGGCGGTGAAGCGCAACCCCAAGGCCTATGAGCACATCGATCCGACCCTGGTGGGCAATGCCCGGGTGATCCCGGTCTCCGACCTGTCGGGCCGGGGCAACATTTTAATGAAGGCCCAAGAGTTGGGGTTGGATTTAGGGAGCCACGATGCCGCGGTACGTCTGGCCATGGATAAGCTGAAGCAGTTGCTAGGTCTGGAATTGCAGGGGCTGGAACTGCCACCCTTCGACAGCAACATCAAGACCATCCTGGACAAGGTCAAAGAACTGGAGTCCCAGGGTTTTCAGTTCGAAGACGCCGAGGCTTCCCTGGAATTGCTCCTCAGGGCCGCGTTGGGCCAGCATAAGGAATATTTTCAGCTTCAATCCTACCGGGTCATCGATGAGAAGGGGAAAGGCTTGGAGCCCCCGGTGCCCGAAGCCACCCTGCGGGTGCGGGTGGGGATGCACGAAGTGCACACCGCGGCGTTCGGCAACGGTCCGGTGGACGCGCTCTATAATGCGGTGCTCAAGGCCTTGGTGCGGTTTTATCCCCGGCTGACGGAAGTCATCCTGGAAGACTACAAGGTTAGGGTGTTGCCGGGGATGCGGGGCACCGGGGCCATGGTGCGGGTCCTGATCATCTCCCGGGACGGGCATGCCTGGTGGAACACCGTGGGAGTGGCTTCTGACATCATCGACGCCTCCTGGCAGGCGTTGGTGGATTCCATCAACTATAAACTCTTCCGGGATGAACATAAATAA
- a CDS encoding aspartate kinase codes for MAIIVQKYGGTSVANPDRIANVANRVTKGWRDGNKMVVVLSAMAGETDRLIKLATELAEDPDPRELDVLLATGEQVTVALFSMFLRSQGVPATSLLSHQARIYTDRAYGRARIIGIDTARIKEELKKNRIVTVAGFQGVDEVGNITTLGRGGSDTTAVAVAASLKADLCEIYTDVDGVYTTDPRVYSKARKLERISYDEMLELASMGAKVLEIRSVGFARRYSVPLVVRSSFSEEPGTLVTEEDEEMEIVPVSGVALSRNDARVTITRVPDRPGVAMHLFQPVANANIVVDMIIQNTSIEGHTDLTFTVPKGDLKKTLAIVEPVAADVGAEKVLSEENIAKVSIVGVGMKNNAGVAAKMFEAMAAENINILMISTSEIKISCVVEDKYGELAVRVLHDAFGLDQPPPKKR; via the coding sequence GTGGCTATTATTGTACAAAAATATGGCGGCACCTCGGTGGCCAACCCGGATCGCATCGCCAATGTAGCCAATCGGGTGACCAAAGGGTGGCGGGACGGCAACAAAATGGTGGTGGTGCTCTCGGCCATGGCCGGGGAAACCGACCGCCTGATTAAACTGGCCACGGAACTGGCCGAGGACCCGGACCCCCGGGAATTGGACGTGCTCTTAGCCACCGGCGAGCAAGTGACCGTGGCTCTATTTTCAATGTTTCTCAGGTCCCAGGGTGTGCCGGCCACCTCGCTGCTCAGCCATCAAGCCCGGATTTACACGGACCGCGCTTACGGCCGGGCCCGGATTATCGGCATTGACACCGCGCGTATTAAGGAAGAATTGAAGAAAAATCGCATCGTCACCGTGGCCGGCTTTCAGGGCGTGGACGAAGTGGGCAACATCACCACGTTGGGCCGGGGTGGGTCCGACACCACTGCAGTGGCCGTGGCCGCCTCCTTAAAAGCTGACCTTTGCGAAATCTATACTGACGTGGACGGGGTCTACACCACCGATCCCCGCGTCTACTCCAAAGCCCGCAAACTTGAGCGCATCTCGTATGACGAAATGCTGGAACTGGCCTCCATGGGGGCCAAGGTTCTGGAGATCCGGTCCGTGGGGTTTGCCAGGCGTTATAGCGTACCCCTGGTGGTACGCAGCAGTTTTTCCGAGGAGCCGGGCACTTTGGTGACGGAGGAGGATGAAGAGATGGAAATTGTGCCGGTATCCGGTGTGGCGCTCAGCAGAAATGACGCCCGGGTCACCATCACCCGGGTTCCCGATCGCCCCGGCGTCGCGATGCACCTGTTCCAGCCGGTGGCTAACGCCAACATCGTAGTGGATATGATCATCCAGAATACCAGCATCGAGGGCCATACCGATCTTACTTTTACCGTGCCCAAGGGTGATCTTAAAAAGACCCTGGCAATTGTCGAGCCGGTGGCCGCCGATGTCGGGGCCGAGAAGGTCTTGAGCGAAGAGAACATCGCCAAGGTCTCCATCGTGGGCGTGGGCATGAAAAACAACGCCGGGGTGGCGGCCAAGATGTTCGAAGCCATGGCTGCGGAAAACATTAACATCCTGATGATCAGCACTTCGGAGATCAAGATTTCCTGCGTCGTCGAGGATAAGTACGGCGAATTGGCGGTGCGGGTGCTCCACGACGCGTTTGGGCTGGATCAGCCGCCACCGAAGAAAAGATAG
- a CDS encoding tetrahydrofolate dehydrogenase/cyclohydrolase catalytic domain-containing protein: MAAKLIKGAEVAAEIREELKKEVEELKAKHNLTPGLVTILVGEDPGSVSYVTAKQKTSHELGFYSIQDNQAPDITEAALLALIEKYNKDPKIHGILVQLPVPKHIDSNKILYAIDPNKDVDAFHPVNVGRILIGNYAFLPCTPAGCQELIYRAYGDPKGKEVVVVGRSNIVGKPMVAIMIQKRLGANATVTCVHTGTPKDKMIEHCRRADILIVAAGVPKYIQADWIKEGCCVIDVGVNRIGKSEKTGKAILAGDVDFEACSQKASFITPVPGGVGPMTITMLMKNTVMAAKLSVGLVKL, from the coding sequence ATGGCTGCAAAATTGATCAAAGGGGCCGAAGTGGCCGCAGAGATACGCGAAGAGTTGAAAAAAGAAGTAGAGGAACTCAAAGCCAAACATAATTTAACCCCGGGACTGGTCACCATCCTGGTGGGCGAAGACCCCGGCTCCGTCAGCTACGTCACCGCCAAGCAGAAGACCTCCCACGAGTTGGGCTTCTATTCCATCCAGGACAACCAGGCCCCGGACATCACCGAAGCCGCCTTGCTGGCTCTGATCGAGAAATACAACAAGGACCCCAAGATCCACGGCATCTTGGTGCAGCTCCCCGTGCCCAAGCACATCGACTCCAACAAGATCCTGTATGCCATCGACCCCAATAAAGACGTTGACGCCTTCCACCCGGTGAATGTGGGCCGCATCCTCATCGGCAACTACGCTTTTCTGCCTTGCACTCCCGCGGGCTGCCAGGAACTCATCTATCGGGCTTATGGCGACCCCAAGGGCAAAGAAGTCGTGGTGGTGGGCCGCTCCAATATCGTGGGCAAACCCATGGTGGCCATTATGATCCAGAAGCGGCTCGGCGCCAACGCCACCGTGACCTGCGTCCACACCGGCACCCCCAAGGACAAGATGATCGAACACTGCCGCCGGGCCGACATCCTCATCGTCGCTGCGGGCGTGCCCAAGTACATTCAGGCTGATTGGATCAAAGAAGGTTGCTGTGTCATCGACGTCGGCGTCAATCGCATCGGCAAGAGCGAAAAGACCGGCAAAGCTATCCTGGCGGGCGACGTGGATTTCGAGGCCTGCTCTCAGAAAGCCTCCTTCATCACCCCGGTCCCCGGCGGCGTGGGCCCCATGACCATCACCATGCTCATGAAAAACACCGTCATGGCCGCCAAACTGTCCGTCGGCCTGGTGAAACTGTAA
- a CDS encoding phosphoribosyl-AMP cyclohydrolase has product MQKLWSSLPQWLPLPAETRLPAVIQDAASGGVLMLVEMNQEALSLIAATGRVHYYHPHKRKVVAKGEASGHFQEVLEVRLSCGGNQLLLKVRPAGGACELGYASCFFRHLTPEGWEIADPKAFDPEEVYPEIAFSH; this is encoded by the coding sequence GTGCAGAAATTATGGTCCAGCTTGCCCCAGTGGCTGCCGCTGCCCGCCGAAACACGGCTGCCGGCGGTCATCCAGGACGCGGCGAGCGGCGGGGTGTTGATGCTGGTAGAGATGAATCAAGAGGCGCTTTCGCTTATAGCCGCCACAGGCCGGGTCCATTATTACCACCCCCACAAACGCAAGGTGGTGGCTAAAGGGGAGGCCTCAGGGCATTTTCAGGAAGTCCTGGAGGTGCGTCTGTCCTGCGGGGGCAACCAGTTGCTCCTGAAGGTGCGGCCTGCCGGCGGCGCCTGCGAACTGGGCTACGCGTCCTGCTTTTTCCGGCACCTCACCCCCGAGGGGTGGGAGATTGCGGACCCCAAAGCCTTCGACCCGGAAGAAGTCTACCCGGAGATCGCGTTTTCGCACTGA
- a CDS encoding O-acetyl-ADP-ribose deacetylase: protein MEVRVGQAVLELVEGDITQQDTEAIVNAANSRLVPGGGVDGAIHRTGGPAIEAEARQLGGCPTGEARLTTGGNLKARYVIHTVGPVYKDGLHREPEFLASCYRESLRLASGKGLKTLAFPSISTGVYGYPMDDAAKVALTAVTDYLAQHPEIERVRFVLFGRPAYEVYAKVLKELASAGVKGSR from the coding sequence ATGGAAGTGAGGGTCGGGCAAGCCGTCCTGGAGTTGGTGGAAGGCGATATTACGCAGCAGGACACGGAGGCCATCGTTAACGCCGCCAATTCCCGCCTGGTTCCCGGCGGTGGGGTGGACGGCGCCATCCACCGCACCGGAGGGCCGGCTATCGAGGCGGAGGCCCGTCAGCTGGGGGGCTGCCCCACGGGGGAGGCCAGGCTCACCACGGGCGGCAACCTCAAGGCCAGATACGTGATTCATACCGTGGGCCCGGTCTACAAGGACGGCTTGCACCGGGAACCGGAGTTTTTGGCGTCGTGCTACCGGGAGAGCCTAAGGCTGGCGTCGGGAAAGGGCCTGAAAACCCTGGCCTTTCCGTCCATCTCCACCGGCGTTTACGGCTATCCTATGGACGACGCGGCCAAAGTAGCCCTCACCGCCGTGACCGACTACCTGGCCCAACACCCGGAAATTGAGCGGGTGCGCTTCGTGTTATTCGGGCGGCCCGCTTATGAGGTGTATGCCAAGGTGTTGAAGGAACTGGCTTCGGCGGGTGTTAAAGGCAGCCGATAG
- a CDS encoding thioredoxin fold domain-containing protein — MGAVTYPNEKVIKFVDYNFVPVQIETSNTALVEQFKVKWTPAIFVLDADGNEAHQVVGFLPPEEFIPTFMVAKGKWYFNAEQHPEAQGMFEEVLREYPDSGAAPEAVFFMGVSRYKASHDPKPLRQAYETLMAKFPGSEWAKRAAPYRLIPA; from the coding sequence ATGGGTGCGGTTACGTACCCTAACGAGAAGGTGATCAAGTTTGTGGATTATAATTTTGTGCCGGTCCAGATCGAAACCTCGAACACGGCCCTGGTAGAGCAGTTTAAGGTTAAATGGACTCCGGCCATTTTCGTCCTGGATGCCGATGGCAACGAGGCCCATCAGGTGGTGGGCTTTCTGCCGCCGGAGGAATTTATCCCCACGTTCATGGTGGCCAAGGGCAAGTGGTACTTCAACGCCGAGCAACATCCCGAAGCCCAGGGCATGTTTGAGGAGGTTTTACGGGAATACCCCGACAGCGGGGCTGCGCCGGAGGCGGTCTTTTTCATGGGGGTCTCCCGCTACAAGGCGAGCCACGACCCCAAACCTTTGCGGCAAGCCTATGAAACCTTGATGGCCAAATTTCCCGGCAGCGAATGGGCCAAACGGGCGGCGCCATACCGCCTTATCCCCGCATAA
- a CDS encoding VOC family protein, protein MAVAAKPIPEGYHTITPYLVVQSVADAMAFYQKVFGATERYRLSGPDGKSVIHGELQIGDSIFMLGAEDPSSECKSPLTLHGSAVTLYLYVDGVDAFFNRAVAAGAKAVMPVQDMFWGDRVGTVEDPFGHRWSVATHTEDLSPEETTRRAVEFFSSKA, encoded by the coding sequence ATGGCCGTTGCCGCAAAACCAATCCCGGAAGGATACCATACCATTACCCCTTACCTGGTAGTGCAGAGCGTCGCTGACGCGATGGCCTTTTACCAGAAGGTCTTCGGCGCGACCGAACGGTACCGGCTCTCCGGCCCCGATGGCAAGTCCGTCATACATGGCGAGCTCCAAATCGGCGACTCGATTTTCATGTTGGGCGCTGAGGACCCTTCCTCGGAATGCAAATCGCCTCTAACTTTACATGGGTCTGCCGTTACGCTCTACCTCTACGTGGATGGTGTGGATGCCTTTTTTAACCGGGCCGTGGCAGCCGGTGCCAAGGCGGTGATGCCGGTTCAGGACATGTTTTGGGGCGACCGCGTGGGCACAGTTGAAGATCCTTTCGGGCACCGTTGGTCGGTCGCGACCCATACTGAGGACCTATCCCCGGAAGAAACCACCAGGCGTGCCGTGGAATTTTTCTCTTCAAAAGCCTGA
- a CDS encoding universal stress protein, with protein MAHKVLIALDSSEGAWRAVDYVAETFGRTPGVHVTLLHVLSGLPPAFWDDGHILSDQEKESRQRLVGSWQKEQEKQWQGLVIKAHNHLTTAGIPKNAVVNKFKPKYYDVAEDILSEAEEGHFDTIVMGRRGMGMAKALLLGSITNKVVQNAKGCAVSIVE; from the coding sequence ATGGCCCATAAGGTGTTAATTGCCCTGGATAGTTCGGAGGGGGCCTGGCGCGCGGTGGACTACGTGGCCGAAACCTTCGGCCGCACCCCGGGGGTGCACGTCACCCTCTTACACGTTCTGTCGGGTCTACCACCGGCGTTCTGGGATGACGGTCACATCCTGAGCGACCAGGAGAAGGAATCCCGGCAGCGGCTGGTGGGTAGCTGGCAGAAAGAACAGGAAAAGCAATGGCAGGGCCTGGTAATAAAGGCTCATAATCACTTAACCACGGCAGGAATCCCCAAGAACGCGGTGGTCAACAAGTTCAAGCCTAAATATTATGACGTGGCCGAGGATATCCTGAGCGAAGCCGAGGAAGGACATTTCGATACCATCGTCATGGGGCGCCGCGGCATGGGCATGGCCAAGGCCCTGCTCTTGGGGAGTATAACGAATAAAGTGGTGCAGAACGCCAAGGGCTGCGCCGTAAGCATTGTGGAGTAG
- a CDS encoding sensor domain-containing diguanylate cyclase codes for MALPEDTSSLTTTGQVERLLATIEFSKALVSAYDMETLLTAILNRIKAIIPAQNWSLLLIDPQTQELYFAVVVGVAPEAVKDIRLKPGEGIAGAVAHTGTPIFIPEVDQDSRFSARVDTTTGFETRSVIALPLLVRGEVIGVFEVVNVEDERYFREKYLPHLTILADYVAIAVDNVRNLQKLEARTFIDEVTGYYNSRYLLHELDRLIPQHLNRSDPFSLVFLDLDNFKKVVDTYGHLRGSKVLGQVARVINGVLGGDDSLVRYGGDEFVILLPHRSQTEALEIIRRLRRTLNATPLLQDEGLEVKVTASYGIATVPEDAQDREKLLLIADRAMFGSKGRGRDRIMVGQDLVPVEDG; via the coding sequence ATGGCCCTCCCTGAAGACACCTCGTCCCTGACGACAACCGGCCAGGTGGAGCGGCTGTTGGCCACCATCGAGTTCTCCAAGGCCTTGGTGAGCGCCTATGATATGGAGACGCTCCTCACCGCCATCCTAAACCGCATCAAAGCCATCATCCCTGCCCAAAACTGGTCTTTGCTGCTCATCGACCCCCAGACCCAAGAGCTCTACTTCGCCGTGGTGGTGGGGGTGGCCCCGGAGGCGGTGAAGGATATCCGCCTGAAGCCCGGGGAAGGCATCGCCGGCGCCGTGGCCCACACGGGCACGCCCATCTTCATCCCTGAAGTGGATCAGGACTCTCGTTTTTCCGCCCGGGTGGATACCACTACCGGCTTCGAAACCCGCTCCGTCATCGCCCTGCCTCTGCTGGTCCGGGGGGAAGTTATCGGGGTGTTTGAAGTAGTCAATGTGGAGGACGAAAGGTATTTCCGGGAAAAATATCTACCCCATCTGACCATCCTGGCGGACTATGTGGCCATCGCAGTGGACAACGTCCGCAACTTGCAAAAGCTCGAGGCCCGCACCTTTATCGATGAGGTGACGGGGTACTACAATTCCCGCTATCTCCTCCATGAACTGGACCGCCTCATTCCCCAACACCTGAACCGGAGTGACCCTTTCTCCCTGGTCTTTCTCGACCTGGACAACTTCAAGAAGGTAGTGGACACCTACGGACATCTCCGGGGCTCGAAAGTCCTGGGCCAGGTGGCCCGGGTGATCAACGGGGTGCTGGGGGGCGACGACAGCCTGGTGCGCTACGGCGGGGATGAATTCGTCATCCTCTTGCCTCATCGCTCCCAGACGGAAGCCTTGGAGATCATCCGCCGCCTGCGCCGCACCCTCAATGCCACCCCCTTGCTGCAAGATGAAGGGCTGGAAGTTAAGGTCACGGCCAGCTACGGCATCGCCACCGTGCCCGAGGATGCCCAAGACCGCGAGAAGTTGCTGCTCATTGCCGACCGGGCCATGTTTGGCAGTAAAGGCCGGGGCCGGGACCGCATCATGGTGGGCCAGGATCTGGTCCCGGTGGAGGATGGCTAA
- a CDS encoding HMA2 domain-containing protein: protein MADGDIKIVHAIPGRVRLKVAGLKANPDLGTVIQTRLKSVPGIQAVETQPLTGSVLVLFDSQAIVAPASLLTLSETLTDLFPELDQTKLAEFLTQANAAEATELTWSESLADFLAGLSGRLAGIMGSLTDFKVLIPVAFVLFGLPRLLKK from the coding sequence GTCAGGCTCAAGGTCGCTGGGCTGAAGGCTAACCCGGACCTGGGTACGGTCATCCAAACGCGCCTTAAGTCCGTTCCGGGCATTCAGGCGGTGGAGACTCAACCCCTGACGGGGAGCGTCCTGGTGCTGTTTGACTCTCAGGCTATCGTGGCGCCCGCGTCATTGCTGACCCTGTCGGAGACGCTGACGGACCTCTTTCCGGAACTGGACCAGACCAAACTGGCGGAATTTCTGACCCAGGCCAACGCGGCTGAGGCCACGGAGCTGACCTGGTCCGAGAGCCTGGCGGATTTTTTGGCTGGTCTCAGCGGCCGGCTGGCTGGTATTATGGGGAGCCTGACGGACTTCAAGGTCCTGATTCCCGTGGCCTTCGTGCTTTTCGGACTGCCTCGCCTGCTGAAAAAGTGA